In Rubrivirga marina, the following are encoded in one genomic region:
- a CDS encoding FeoA family protein: MTLDTLAPGARATVTGYRGDLPARLLELGLVPGTVVEVVRLAPLGDPMELKVRGFLLSVGKEEAVHVEVSPAA; encoded by the coding sequence GTGACGCTCGACACGCTCGCTCCGGGCGCCCGCGCGACCGTCACGGGCTACCGCGGCGACCTGCCCGCCCGCCTGCTGGAGCTCGGCCTCGTGCCTGGCACCGTCGTCGAGGTCGTCCGCCTCGCGCCGCTCGGCGACCCGATGGAGCTGAAGGTTCGCGGGTTCCTCCTGTCGGTGGGGAAGGAGGAGGCCGTCCACGTCGAGGTCTCGCCCGCCGCCTAG
- a CDS encoding FeoA family protein: MDPADFAAPVSSFPAGKTVRLCFMGLDEQTCARLRELGIREGCDACVMATGDKCVLALGASRVALRREVAMGLFATDAG, translated from the coding sequence GTGGATCCCGCCGACTTCGCCGCTCCTGTCTCGTCCTTCCCCGCGGGGAAGACGGTCCGCCTCTGCTTTATGGGGCTCGACGAACAGACGTGCGCGCGGCTCCGCGAGCTCGGCATCCGTGAGGGCTGCGACGCCTGCGTGATGGCGACCGGCGACAAGTGCGTGCTCGCGCTCGGAGCCAGCCGCGTGGCGCTGCGCCGGGAGGTGGCCATGGGCCTGTTCGCGACCGACGCCGGCTGA
- a CDS encoding type II and III secretion system protein: MTSTSLRRARFGPVLALLAALLAAPALAPAAHAQDRVVRGYVPPDELVSFPATTPMNQFFRLVNPTFYRVTGKRVVDPQDRTDPIGVALNGVHFIDAFELVLDRNNLDFSESEGYFIVAEPQLVATTTDGASATNVGAVQPVQTGQAMADLPATADTREVRIDAVIFQLNTRRAREVGTNWSALFGEATSQGGSGSGSGSGSGQSERTEFFVNAGSFFDALDGFLEASSDRVSLTQILQLFRYFEEQGYGQTVATPFTVVQSGEKGRMQSGQDIPVTVRDFQGNAITQFFSTGTIIDVTPTLIVDEREGDPVEFIHLDVKVEKSTGVPSGDGIAINKDDIATQLPLLSGEMRAIGGLTSTDESVTRRGIPILKDIPLIKYLFSYNQTQVNQNEIIIVLRARVADDLRTRMGRELPRGLLNQERRDAEERVRMFGAEPAEAVLDTDIEVRDR, encoded by the coding sequence ATGACTTCCACCTCGCTCCGCCGCGCCCGCTTCGGGCCCGTGCTCGCGCTGCTCGCCGCACTCCTCGCGGCCCCCGCGCTGGCCCCGGCCGCCCACGCCCAGGACCGCGTCGTCCGCGGCTACGTCCCGCCGGACGAGCTCGTCTCGTTCCCCGCGACGACGCCGATGAACCAGTTCTTCCGGCTCGTCAACCCCACGTTCTACCGCGTCACGGGCAAGCGCGTCGTCGACCCGCAGGACCGGACGGACCCGATCGGCGTGGCTCTCAACGGCGTCCACTTTATCGATGCGTTCGAGCTCGTCCTCGACCGCAACAACCTGGACTTCTCCGAGTCGGAGGGGTACTTCATCGTGGCCGAGCCGCAGCTGGTCGCGACGACGACCGACGGGGCCTCAGCGACCAACGTGGGGGCCGTCCAGCCGGTCCAGACGGGCCAGGCCATGGCCGACCTCCCCGCGACGGCCGACACGCGCGAGGTCCGCATCGACGCCGTGATCTTCCAGCTCAACACGCGCCGGGCCCGCGAGGTCGGGACGAACTGGTCGGCCCTCTTCGGCGAGGCCACGAGCCAAGGCGGCTCGGGCAGCGGCTCAGGTAGCGGCTCGGGCCAGAGCGAGCGGACGGAGTTCTTCGTCAACGCCGGGTCGTTCTTCGACGCGCTCGACGGGTTCCTCGAGGCCTCGTCCGACCGGGTGAGCCTCACGCAGATCCTCCAGCTGTTCCGGTACTTCGAGGAGCAGGGCTACGGCCAGACGGTCGCCACGCCGTTCACCGTCGTCCAGAGCGGCGAGAAGGGCCGGATGCAGAGCGGCCAGGACATCCCGGTCACCGTCCGGGACTTCCAGGGCAATGCGATCACGCAGTTCTTCTCGACCGGCACCATCATCGACGTGACGCCGACGCTCATCGTCGACGAGCGGGAGGGGGACCCGGTCGAGTTCATCCACCTCGACGTGAAGGTCGAGAAGTCGACGGGCGTCCCGTCCGGCGACGGGATCGCGATCAACAAGGACGACATCGCGACGCAGCTCCCGCTCCTCTCGGGCGAGATGCGCGCGATTGGCGGCCTGACGTCGACCGACGAGTCCGTCACGCGTCGCGGGATCCCGATCCTCAAGGACATCCCGCTGATCAAGTACCTGTTCTCGTACAACCAGACCCAGGTCAACCAGAACGAGATCATCATCGTGCTGCGCGCCCGGGTGGCCGACGACCTCCGCACGCGGATGGGTCGCGAGCTCCCGCGCGGCCTCCTGAACCAGGAGCGCCGCGACGCCGAGGAGCGCGTCCGGATGTTCGGCGCGGAGCCGGCCGAGGCGGTTCTCGACACCGACATCGAGGTCCGCGACCGCTAG
- a CDS encoding PilN domain-containing protein, whose amino-acid sequence MSDNFIFPDDPDGFDSNGFDDEGPEAGGFQPPAYGTDSLRPKAVEGDESPGDGALGAELAEDGVFLGGGAYGDVPFDEGDLGGLPVEPSGDGADDGSLDVSFSETDERGSSGSGKGAAKKTAKKPRSKDGLVLGVHVTPKHVYGVLVRPSGDSYEPLRQFVRNRAESQYGQGPMTPDGVELEEATLEVGADDPSIQFGGSGEIDFSAEFAGMGVVTDAAFDSTATAGDVAQQVQPIIIELRDILEECASAGFARPALAFTVDAPDVAYGEISVPPEKKAKKAKKKTVKPDDTDGLKETAAAPVKRERLLELLPDFGTTVDRSRAQFLPMTPRDGLRRYLAVAPTGSEPVTESIEMLREQAAHRKAAVKTLEAEVPLLVGLVRLTSNPEPHENTAVVRVGAEDTIVLLLTGGQLHHYEPMQSVTAFDGPDTICSRVLLQQDVQGVGTVHNVIVVSEEREKELVQGFSAFYPEARVETLREGLARHGLVGPYGPLAPMLVGAAGAAVAGHRVKQKDGPFEDANLLPASLLKRKRTLDLSFAWHTLVVAMLLFLSVLYFSYLYVSQEGQIADAEERLAEFPPEAQLSVPQLEARIDSLRHRQATLSAALVAMDSLLIDTDRWTQTTLRTTRAAAQTGGVWIEEWTPSGIDVALSGYATTRGNVVGLAQRLSATIEEVTFQQLREYPVYQYRMRFTQPPELPQVTRVLREQAGEPPVLGPAPLDGLDASGAPSPAASAQAPSVPASSPASGAAL is encoded by the coding sequence ATGAGCGACAACTTCATCTTCCCCGACGACCCCGACGGGTTCGACTCCAACGGGTTCGACGACGAGGGCCCCGAGGCCGGCGGCTTCCAGCCGCCCGCCTACGGCACCGACAGCCTCCGGCCGAAGGCCGTCGAGGGCGACGAGTCGCCCGGCGACGGCGCGCTCGGCGCCGAGCTGGCCGAGGACGGCGTGTTCCTCGGCGGCGGCGCCTACGGCGACGTCCCCTTCGACGAGGGCGACCTCGGCGGGCTCCCCGTCGAGCCTTCGGGTGACGGCGCCGACGACGGCTCCCTCGACGTCTCGTTCTCCGAGACGGACGAGCGCGGGAGCTCCGGCTCGGGCAAGGGGGCGGCCAAGAAGACCGCCAAGAAGCCCCGCTCGAAGGACGGGCTGGTCCTCGGCGTCCACGTCACGCCGAAGCACGTCTACGGCGTCCTCGTCCGGCCCTCCGGCGACTCCTACGAGCCGCTCCGCCAGTTTGTGCGGAACCGGGCCGAGAGCCAGTACGGCCAGGGCCCGATGACGCCCGATGGCGTCGAACTCGAGGAGGCCACGCTGGAGGTCGGCGCCGACGACCCGTCGATCCAGTTCGGCGGGTCCGGCGAGATCGACTTCTCGGCCGAGTTCGCGGGGATGGGCGTCGTGACCGACGCCGCGTTCGACTCGACGGCGACGGCGGGCGACGTGGCCCAGCAGGTCCAGCCGATCATCATCGAGCTCCGCGACATCCTCGAGGAGTGCGCCAGCGCCGGCTTCGCACGGCCCGCCCTCGCGTTCACCGTCGACGCCCCCGACGTCGCCTACGGTGAGATCTCGGTGCCGCCCGAGAAGAAGGCCAAGAAGGCCAAGAAGAAGACCGTGAAGCCCGACGACACGGACGGGCTCAAGGAGACCGCCGCGGCCCCCGTCAAGCGCGAGCGGCTCCTGGAGCTGCTCCCCGACTTCGGCACGACCGTCGACCGGTCGCGGGCGCAGTTCCTCCCGATGACGCCGCGCGACGGCCTCCGGCGCTACCTCGCCGTGGCGCCGACGGGCAGCGAGCCCGTCACGGAGTCGATCGAGATGCTCCGTGAGCAGGCGGCCCACCGCAAGGCGGCCGTCAAGACGCTGGAGGCCGAGGTCCCGCTCCTGGTCGGGCTCGTCCGCTTGACGTCGAACCCGGAGCCGCACGAGAACACGGCCGTCGTCCGCGTCGGGGCCGAGGACACGATCGTCCTCCTCCTGACGGGCGGCCAGCTCCACCACTACGAGCCGATGCAGTCGGTGACGGCCTTCGACGGGCCGGACACGATCTGCTCGCGCGTGCTCCTCCAACAGGACGTCCAGGGCGTCGGCACGGTCCACAACGTGATCGTGGTGTCCGAGGAACGGGAGAAGGAGCTCGTCCAGGGCTTCTCGGCGTTCTACCCCGAGGCCCGGGTCGAGACGCTCCGCGAAGGGCTGGCGCGGCACGGCCTCGTGGGCCCCTACGGCCCGCTCGCCCCCATGCTCGTCGGCGCGGCGGGGGCCGCGGTCGCCGGCCACCGGGTCAAGCAGAAGGACGGCCCGTTCGAGGACGCGAACCTCCTCCCGGCCTCGCTCCTCAAGCGGAAGCGGACGCTCGACCTCTCGTTCGCCTGGCACACGCTCGTCGTGGCGATGCTCCTGTTCCTGAGCGTCCTCTACTTCAGCTACCTCTACGTCTCCCAGGAGGGCCAGATCGCCGACGCCGAGGAGAGGCTCGCCGAGTTCCCACCCGAGGCCCAGCTCTCGGTCCCGCAGCTCGAGGCCCGGATCGACAGCCTCCGCCACCGGCAGGCCACGCTCTCGGCCGCCCTCGTCGCGATGGATTCGCTCCTCATCGACACCGACCGGTGGACGCAGACGACGCTCCGCACGACCCGCGCCGCGGCCCAGACCGGCGGCGTCTGGATCGAGGAGTGGACGCCGTCCGGCATCGACGTCGCGCTCTCGGGCTACGCCACGACGCGCGGCAACGTCGTCGGGCTGGCCCAGCGGCTCTCGGCGACGATCGAGGAGGTCACGTTCCAGCAACTCCGCGAGTACCCGGTCTACCAGTACCGGATGCGGTTTACCCAGCCGCCCGAGCTCCCGCAGGTGACCCGCGTGCTCCGCGAGCAGGCCGGCGAGCCGCCGGTGCTGGGCCCGGCCCCGCTCGACGGCCTCGACGCCTCTGGCGCGCCGTCCCCGGCCGCCTCGGCGCAGGCCCCGTCCGTCCCCGCCTCTTCGCCCGCCAGCGGCGCCGCCCTTTAG
- a CDS encoding type IV pilus twitching motility protein PilT encodes MPPPAPAATGPATSPGFADLDADGFHRIPPFVRQLARSAPKLLAGEDRLRFYAEQIGRLSVDHREQLRGFVEQYVAKMHPMGASDLDMGGPATLGRVWYRVDGDKTPHFELGVASNDEVDILILNLLSERNQDDLWEVQSADFSYQLDAEDGMRKRFRCTAYYDNQHLGVCLRAINEEVRPLDGLGFHPVIQKGVLFSNVRSGLALVTGVTGSGKSTTLDAIIDANNQDFDGHIVIIAKPLEYVHNPQRCIIRHREVGPDVPSFKVGVSQALRQDPDIIMIGEMRDPETIDAAIEAADTGHKVFSTLHTASAVESLDRIVAEYPPYEQERVRSRLADVLNLVVSQKLPPKIGGGRVLAKEVLWVTASVKAAIHNNNTGEIYQMIWEGGRQGMITLEQDLFRLVRERKITPDIGLQYANNKRRFQQLMQTA; translated from the coding sequence ATGCCCCCGCCGGCTCCCGCTGCGACCGGCCCCGCGACGAGCCCCGGCTTCGCCGACCTCGACGCCGACGGGTTCCACCGGATCCCGCCGTTCGTCCGCCAGCTCGCGCGGAGCGCGCCGAAGCTCCTGGCGGGCGAGGACCGGCTCCGGTTCTACGCCGAGCAGATCGGCCGGCTCTCCGTCGACCACCGCGAGCAGCTCCGAGGCTTCGTCGAGCAGTACGTCGCGAAGATGCACCCGATGGGCGCGTCGGACCTCGACATGGGCGGGCCGGCCACGCTGGGGCGTGTCTGGTACCGCGTCGACGGTGACAAGACGCCGCACTTCGAGCTCGGCGTGGCCTCGAACGACGAGGTCGACATCCTCATCCTCAACCTCCTCTCGGAGCGGAATCAGGACGACCTCTGGGAGGTCCAGTCCGCCGACTTCTCGTACCAGCTCGACGCCGAGGACGGCATGCGCAAGCGGTTCCGCTGCACGGCCTACTACGACAACCAGCACCTCGGCGTCTGTCTCCGCGCCATCAACGAGGAGGTCCGCCCGCTCGACGGGCTCGGGTTCCACCCGGTCATCCAGAAGGGCGTCCTGTTCTCGAACGTCCGCTCGGGCCTCGCCCTCGTGACGGGCGTCACGGGCTCGGGCAAGTCGACGACGCTCGATGCCATCATCGACGCGAACAACCAGGACTTCGACGGCCACATCGTCATCATCGCCAAGCCGCTCGAGTACGTCCACAACCCACAGCGCTGCATCATCCGGCACCGCGAGGTCGGGCCCGACGTCCCGTCGTTCAAGGTCGGCGTGAGCCAGGCGCTCCGCCAGGACCCCGACATCATCATGATCGGGGAGATGCGCGACCCCGAGACCATCGACGCGGCCATCGAGGCGGCGGACACGGGCCACAAGGTGTTCTCGACGCTCCACACGGCGAGCGCGGTCGAGAGCCTCGACCGCATCGTGGCCGAGTACCCGCCCTACGAGCAGGAGCGCGTCCGGAGCCGCCTGGCCGACGTGCTGAACCTCGTCGTCTCGCAGAAGCTGCCGCCGAAGATCGGCGGCGGCCGGGTCCTCGCCAAGGAGGTCCTCTGGGTGACGGCCTCCGTCAAGGCCGCCATCCACAACAACAACACGGGCGAGATCTACCAGATGATCTGGGAGGGCGGGCGCCAGGGGATGATCACCCTGGAGCAGGACCTGTTCCGGCTCGTCCGCGAGCGGAAGATCACGCCCGATATCGGCCTCCAGTACGCCAACAACAAGCGCCGCTTCCAGCAGCTGATGCAGACGGCGTAG
- a CDS encoding GspE/PulE family protein, which yields MPPLSPPPRPSAVVPGPRPDAARVAGAPPAAGSPHAAVARTVGGPAAPVAQDQAYSHVQDRVVQALLRRGLVTAEQVTAAEAERKQAGGRTPLWRSLTTVKGVDRNHVFEQAAATYAFRLAPVKDREPEAEFAKTVIESFDEGLGDKLIELKAVPYAYAQDQPSGILKLVFITEDPMRPELQKVINSLELERFELCYAPGDVVDRVLVEAFPRKNEYLERLSESDAPDVDFGVSFESGEKGLVDEDALEAEISQSALLNLTEAILVEGVRMGASDIHIWPNAKRQTEVHFRVDGRLAHWHTETRGHPEALLAVFKDASLNVDRFERDMAQDGFIQRKIDGTLIRYRVSILPIANANPEVRAESIVIRILDDRKVITDLGKLGLLEGALEKFNQAIRRPHGMVILTGPTGSGKSTTLVAALSNVVTPEVNVLTVEDPVEYIIPGVRQIKLSHKLSLEQALRAILRHDPDVVMVGEMRDKDTAELAIKLANTGHLTFSTLHTNDAPSAVSRLYKMGLEPFLIAYAINLVVAQRLIRTLCPDCRKPMAERDELMMAELGFTPEEIAEAQIYEANTGSSCSTCKGKGYKGRRACAEALYFSPAIQASIVSAGGEINEEEIRRIGESEGMLTLQASARVLVLRGEVSLEEMMRVTAGEH from the coding sequence ATGCCACCGCTCTCTCCTCCCCCGCGCCCCTCGGCCGTCGTCCCCGGGCCCCGCCCGGACGCGGCCCGCGTGGCCGGTGCCCCCCCCGCCGCGGGCTCGCCCCACGCAGCGGTCGCCCGGACGGTCGGTGGGCCGGCCGCTCCGGTCGCCCAGGACCAGGCCTACTCCCACGTCCAGGACCGCGTCGTGCAGGCGTTGCTCCGGCGCGGGCTGGTCACGGCCGAGCAGGTCACGGCCGCCGAGGCCGAGCGGAAGCAGGCCGGCGGGCGGACGCCGCTCTGGCGGAGCCTCACGACGGTCAAGGGGGTCGACCGGAACCACGTGTTCGAGCAGGCGGCGGCGACGTACGCCTTCCGGCTGGCGCCGGTCAAGGACCGCGAGCCCGAGGCCGAGTTCGCCAAGACCGTCATCGAGTCGTTCGACGAGGGGCTCGGCGACAAGCTCATCGAGCTCAAGGCGGTCCCGTACGCCTACGCGCAGGACCAGCCGTCGGGGATCCTCAAGCTCGTCTTCATCACGGAGGACCCGATGCGGCCGGAGCTGCAGAAGGTCATCAACAGCCTCGAGCTCGAGCGGTTCGAGCTGTGCTACGCGCCCGGCGACGTCGTCGACCGCGTGCTGGTCGAGGCGTTCCCGCGCAAGAACGAGTACCTCGAGCGGCTGTCCGAGTCCGACGCGCCCGACGTCGACTTCGGCGTGTCGTTCGAGAGCGGGGAGAAGGGGCTCGTCGACGAGGACGCCCTAGAGGCCGAGATCTCGCAGTCGGCGCTCCTCAACCTGACGGAGGCCATCCTGGTCGAGGGCGTCCGGATGGGGGCCTCGGACATCCACATCTGGCCGAACGCGAAGCGCCAGACGGAGGTCCACTTCCGCGTCGACGGCCGCCTGGCGCACTGGCACACCGAGACGCGCGGGCACCCCGAGGCGCTCCTAGCCGTGTTCAAGGACGCCTCACTCAACGTCGACCGGTTCGAGCGCGACATGGCCCAGGACGGGTTCATCCAGCGCAAGATCGACGGGACCCTCATCCGCTACCGCGTCTCGATCCTCCCGATCGCCAACGCGAACCCGGAGGTCCGCGCCGAGTCCATCGTCATCCGGATCCTCGACGACCGGAAGGTCATCACGGACCTAGGCAAGCTGGGGCTGCTGGAGGGCGCGCTGGAGAAGTTCAACCAGGCCATCCGGAGGCCGCACGGGATGGTCATCCTGACCGGCCCGACGGGCTCGGGCAAGTCGACGACGCTCGTCGCCGCGCTCTCGAACGTCGTGACGCCGGAGGTCAACGTGCTCACGGTCGAGGACCCGGTCGAGTACATCATCCCGGGCGTCCGCCAGATCAAGCTGAGCCACAAGCTGTCGCTGGAGCAGGCGCTCCGCGCGATCCTCCGGCACGACCCCGACGTGGTCATGGTCGGCGAGATGCGCGATAAGGACACGGCCGAGCTCGCGATCAAGCTGGCCAACACGGGCCACCTCACGTTCTCGACGCTCCACACGAACGACGCGCCGAGCGCCGTGTCGCGGCTCTACAAGATGGGCCTCGAGCCGTTCCTCATCGCCTACGCCATCAACCTCGTCGTGGCCCAGCGGCTCATCCGGACGCTCTGCCCGGACTGCCGCAAGCCGATGGCCGAGCGCGACGAACTCATGATGGCCGAGCTCGGGTTCACGCCCGAGGAGATCGCCGAGGCTCAGATCTACGAGGCCAACACGGGCTCGTCCTGCTCGACGTGCAAGGGGAAGGGCTACAAGGGCCGCCGCGCGTGCGCCGAGGCCCTGTACTTCTCGCCGGCCATCCAGGCCTCGATCGTGTCGGCGGGCGGCGAGATCAACGAGGAGGAGATCCGGCGGATCGGGGAGAGCGAGGGGATGCTCACGCTCCAGGCGTCGGCTCGCGTCCTCGTGCTCCGCGGGGAGGTCTCGCTGGAGGAGATGATGCGGGTCACGGCGGGCGAGCACTAG
- a CDS encoding type II secretion system F family protein: MPEFRFNGVAQGGQTVQGTVYAPNKKAAQKKVKALSERHTFTLRDLEQRMIFKYKIKHPSGKVVTGEQKAYAEDEIRSALERMGMEVVSIQKNLINYSPKPPTGDVIMFVRLAANLLMEKMAFTEVMNLLMTDISSKSLKQILRDIASDLKGGMEAKQAFMKHQDSLGKFTAYMLGVASQSGNMAEIYEATARFLERRDEFKKSVKSALIMPAVTILATIGVFIWYVWYIVPETAGLFASFEGIELPPLTTFSLAMSAFLDKWMGLMGVITLVAIVAFVAWARTPKGQYLIAKYMIKIPVIGQLLHKLNIEVFCRVFAILYSGSGENLEVIRVAAEAAGNPYMEHRIKTITIPAMMGKGAGLVESMEAAGVFTPMTLSRFKTGAETGAVRKSAQQMADYYERETSLKLKTAVETIQTFVGLFIGLMVGFLTVLSAETALIRPSSNEMMGMGG, from the coding sequence ATGCCCGAGTTCCGTTTCAACGGCGTCGCCCAAGGTGGCCAGACCGTCCAGGGGACGGTCTACGCCCCGAACAAGAAGGCGGCCCAGAAGAAGGTCAAGGCGCTCTCGGAGCGCCACACGTTTACGCTCCGGGACCTCGAGCAGCGGATGATCTTCAAGTACAAGATCAAGCACCCGTCGGGGAAGGTCGTGACGGGCGAGCAGAAGGCGTACGCCGAGGACGAGATCCGGAGCGCGCTCGAGCGGATGGGGATGGAGGTCGTCTCGATCCAGAAGAACCTCATCAACTACAGCCCGAAGCCGCCGACGGGCGACGTGATCATGTTCGTCCGCCTCGCGGCGAACCTGCTCATGGAGAAGATGGCGTTCACGGAGGTCATGAACCTCCTCATGACGGACATCTCCTCGAAGTCGCTGAAGCAGATCCTCCGCGACATCGCCTCCGACCTGAAGGGCGGGATGGAGGCCAAGCAGGCCTTCATGAAACACCAGGACAGCCTGGGCAAGTTCACGGCGTACATGCTCGGCGTGGCGAGCCAGTCGGGCAACATGGCCGAGATCTACGAGGCCACGGCCCGCTTCCTCGAGCGCCGCGACGAGTTCAAGAAGAGCGTCAAGAGCGCGCTCATCATGCCGGCCGTGACCATCCTCGCCACGATCGGCGTGTTCATCTGGTACGTCTGGTACATCGTCCCGGAGACGGCCGGGCTCTTCGCCTCGTTCGAGGGCATCGAGCTCCCGCCGCTGACGACGTTCTCGCTGGCAATGAGCGCGTTTCTCGACAAGTGGATGGGGCTCATGGGCGTGATCACGCTCGTCGCCATCGTGGCCTTCGTGGCGTGGGCGCGGACGCCGAAGGGCCAGTACCTCATCGCGAAGTACATGATCAAGATCCCCGTGATCGGGCAGCTCCTCCACAAGCTGAACATCGAGGTGTTCTGCCGGGTCTTCGCCATCCTGTACTCGGGCTCGGGCGAGAACCTCGAGGTCATCCGCGTGGCCGCCGAGGCGGCCGGCAACCCGTACATGGAGCACCGGATCAAGACGATCACGATCCCGGCGATGATGGGCAAGGGCGCCGGCCTCGTCGAGTCGATGGAGGCCGCCGGCGTGTTCACGCCGATGACGCTGTCGCGCTTCAAGACGGGCGCCGAGACGGGCGCCGTCCGGAAGAGCGCCCAGCAGATGGCCGACTACTACGAGCGCGAGACGTCGCTCAAGCTGAAGACCGCCGTCGAGACGATCCAGACGTTCGTGGGCCTGTTCATCGGGCTCATGGTCGGGTTCCTGACGGTCCTCTCGGCCGAGACCGCCCTCATCCGCCCGTCCTCGAACGAGATGATGGGCATGGGCGGCTAG